In Brassica napus cultivar Da-Ae chromosome C2, Da-Ae, whole genome shotgun sequence, the sequence CATAATTAAATCCAAGACCTTCTCAATGAGTTCCAACACATCCTTGTTATCAACAAACTCTATGTAACTCCAGTTGATCTCTTCTTTGGTATAATCTTCTTGTTCCATTTTGAAGACGTGCTGTGAGAAAAGTAATTAGTGCTACGTCAAAActaagaaagagaaaaagatattCGGAAAGCTAATGGGTTAAGAACAGACCTGGTTGAAATGTTGTTGCAGCTTTTCATTGGTAAAATTGATGCAAAATTGCTCAaagctggaaaaaaaaattacatgaaacTCAATACAGCCTTTTAACATCTTCACAGAAAAAGAAATAATTCTGCAAGCTGCAAAATGTACCTGTTGGTCTTGAAGCTTTCGAACCCATAGATATCAAGAACACCAATTATTGTCTTAGAGTTTGGATCTTGCCCGATAGAATTGTTAATTTTATCAACAAGCCTGAAAAACAGAATACGGATTTTAAgaagttagaaattttaagttGTCAACTTTAAATTACATATACTGACAAGTGAAACAATAATTAATCACATCCATCAAATTTAAAGAGAGGATGTTTCTTTGCATACCAATCAAACAAGCGTGAATATATAGTTTTTGCCAGTGCATCCCTGCTACCAGTGGCTGAATCAGGATCAAGAGTTTTTGTAATAATCTCTTCTGGTGTAACCATTGCACGTTTAATCAATGCATCTTCCAAACTCTTTGCATCACACCTTTTTTAAAGAAGTGAGTCCAGGATCAAAAAtgtataaaagaaacaaaatagaaatgaaGATTAAACATGTAAGCAACACATACCTAAGAAGCTCGGCAGTCGCATCCAGATGAAACCTTGATTTTTCATCCTTCAAAACTGAGGAGTCAATCTCTTTTCCTTTTGCGAATTCGACATTACCTAGATGCAGGATTGCAGCAACAACTCTAAAGATTGCATCCTGATAGCAATTATCATCAGCAAAATGCTCTACCAGAGAAACCATCCCTTGTTGGAAAAGGAGAAAGTGATAGACTGACCTGTTCCTCTTCACTGATGCCAACAATATCCATAGCTCGCCGGGTAGCAAGATACTCCTCGGTGTCATCCACTCCATCCAGTTTATAGCACTTCGATTGGTTTAGGTAGTGGAACGACTTTGGATCTCCCAACTTGAACTTTTCTCTTTCCTACAGAATGGGAAAAGAGATGAAATCCTCCAGTTACTTATTAATGAGGTATAAAGCAGAAGGCTTCACAGTATGGTTTAGTGTTCGCATTGTGCCGCACCGTACCTCAGGTGGGGCAGCGCATAGGAGGTAAAAGCAGTGGTAATTTCTTTCTGGATCTGATATTTGACACACACGAGACCTTTCCAACAAATATGTTCGGACAGCTGCTCCCGATATTCTCCCACTTCTGTCGAACTGAAGCTCCACAAACTTTCCAAATCGACTGCATTTTGATTTAAAGACAAAGTTGCAATGAGGTTTTCTAAAAAGAAGTTTTTCTGAAAGGTCATTAGAATAACTCTATAACACAATAATCTATGATGTAGTAAAGAAGAATAATCCTTCACTTTATCGATGAAGAAAGTCTGAAAAGTAATATGGTTTATATGATTCAACCTATTACATGTGTGCCATCTGTGCAACTGATCACTGAGGTTTCTTAGTTACAATACAAATTTCTAACAAGTAGTGACTGAAGAAGCTTTGCGCAACGAACATGTTTGAATATGCAACTCATGAAAGCATTTAAAGAGAAGATCCATAGGAAAAACCTCTCAGTGAACATAAGCATACCTGGAGTTGTTATTTCTGAGAGTTTTGGCAtttccaaatgcttcaagaactGGATTTGACTGTACACCACCAACAAAACCAAAATGGTTAATCAAGCTATCTTTACAAGGCTCTCTGTAGCTAGGATAGATTTGTGACGCCTCACCTCCAGCACTTGCTGTTCCACTGTCCGTCCTTCAACGCCGGATCGACCACCAAGGTAAGCAAGGTAGCGCATAAGCATCTTTGTGGTCTCAGTTTTACCAGCTCCACTTTCCCCACTAACCAGAATTGAGTTGCTCTTGCCCTCATTGATCATCGCCCTACCCAGAGAATCAATACACGAGCATGAGTAAAGAGTGATTTAGAGAATTTAGCTTAGTGAAATCATTGGTTAATCCTAATTACCTGTAAGCAACTTCTGCGATTGCAAACACATGGGGACTTAATTCACCAAAGCCTGCTCCTTTATACTGCTCCATCATATGAGTATCATAGAGATGTGGTAACCTTTGAAACGGATTTACAGCAATCAAGATGTTTCCTGTATAAGTCTGCAAAGGCAATTTAGTGGAAAATACTTTAGGACTGTGTAGTAGTGcttagaaattaaatataattgtgATTTACATTAGTAGTCAGCGCAGAAAAATGCATAACAACTTACATAGATTTCATTCAGTTCATATCTCATGGCCAAGTTATTCAAAACACCAGGTTCATGTAGATATGAGAGCTTTGTCATGTCATCAACACCCCCAGGGAGCGCCTCCATATCCTTTGGAAATACGTTTGCGATTTTGGCCACAACCTGAAATTGAAATTCATTGATTGGTTAATACAATATCTGGTTTCAATGATTGTACTATAACTATGGAACAGAGATGTCAAAACATGGAAGGAGGATTATACAACTTACGGTCTTCCCGTTAGTGGTCTGTGCATGAACTTCTTCGCCATTGATTTTGACAACTTCTCCATCAATCCATGCCAACCCTGGATCTTCAATCCAAACATGAGAACCGACTATTATATTGACTGGGGCAACCTACAGGATATAAAGATTGGAAGTGTGAGGTACAGAGATATCAATAACTTCACTGAAGCTGCTGTTCTAATCTTAATTGAGGGTAACTATGTATAAATCATAAAACTCTTGAAAGAGATCAGTGAGGAACAGATGCCTAAAAGAATTTGTGATGTTAATAATACAATGATCTATTTGAATAAGCATTAGTGGTATAAAACAAGCAGAAATGTTATCAAACATAGAACAACTaacaaaagaaacatataaatatgtaaacagaAGAGCAATTGAAGAAAGCATTCTATGAGACTTGAACAAATTTAGATTAATGAACCGACAAAGTTATCAGATTTCATACAAGAACAGCAAAGTGGTACTAGATCTTATAGTTTAAGTCCACCGTCCAAAGAACAGGAAGTGGAATGTGAAACTGGATGAGCTTCTAACGAATCTAATCGAGCAATTAACTTTTATAATCTGCAAAACTATATATCTTCAACCATGAAAAAGAAGTgtatttattagaaaaaaaaaggtcgaACCTAGAGAAGTTTCCtgatcatataaaatataacatagaAGAGCTTACATGACCACATAGTACATGCTATTCTAGGCAGCTTGAGAGCAACTAATAatagaagtttaaaaacaaTGATAACTTTATGAAAGCCACTGAGTATAGAGGTTATAGGAAATGATAGACAGTAAACGCAAATCTCATACAAAAGATCTCTTTTTGTTGCTCTGATAATTGTAGAAAATCAATCAGTTTTCCTTCTATTGAATCAGAGAAACCATTCAACAAAACAGAATAAGCAATACCATGGCTACTCTTCTTCCTGCAATAAAGATCCTATCTTTGCCAGTAGCTCATCCAATAGAGACGCCGAGTTTGCAGAGCGCCTGACTCAGATCGGTGATGAGATTATAAGGGTTGGTGGTCTCTAAAATAGTTTAATTGGGAGCCGCCACGGGAAACGAGGAGATCGGATTTGACTAGAAGAGAGTCGTCACAGAGATAACCAAATCTTTCTAAAGTTGAATCGGAATGttttctccctctctctctctctctagaaagcTGATGACTTGGGCTTCTAGCAGGCAGACGTCTAtgcctttttctctctctccttcgaGCAAGCAAAGCAATGttgtttttctctctctctctctctctaaaacacttttttgaaaaacaaataataatgtttattttgGGTGCCTGTGAGAATGGAGATTGGTCAAGTGGGGTCCAGTGAGACTCAGGGACGGTGCTGGATCGAGTTGGACATTCGTGGTCAGCCACCCCAAGAATAATTATGTTGTAAGAAGCAGACAACGAGGTAAGAGAGTTTACTTACTTACTGTTCGGGtaataataaaaagttttcacatttgttttaaaaaaaataaaatattagttgCGGTCGTTTTGGTTTCCGGTTTGATTCGGTCCGGTTTAGTTATCACTTGCTTACAAGTTTACACATCTAACAGTGTCGGCTTGGTTACTGCGAGTCTGAGTgagacgaagaagaaggagaaagggAACGATGACAATGATGAGATCTTTCTCGATGGCAATGTTGCTCGTCGCACTAGTTTCATCCATCTCTATTGTTTCTTCGGCTTCTTCATCCCCTGAAGCCGAGTTTGTTAAGAAGACCATCTCTTCCCACAAGATCGTTATCTTCTCCAAATCCTACTGCCCGTACgtacctctctctctccctcgaTCTATATCTGTTCATTTCTAGTCGCTGATCGTCTGCTTCTCATAAAAAGATTGGATCTTTATTGCCTTTGgtttgcttttttttctttttagatcTTATCAGAATGAAACTTGACTGAAGGGAAAAGTCTCCACTTTGCATATATGAATCTGTGTCTAACTTGAATCCAATGAAAGTCCTCAGCTTTGTCTCGTTACAGATAGTTTAAACTAGCTAGATATATGTGGGAATCAAGTTTGGATTTTTGAGAGTTCAGTTATATGTGCTGTGTATTTGTTCTATTGCTTTACTATTTGGCCTTTTTAGAGTTATGCAGTAATATCACTCATCACTTACCTGTGTATATGACTATGAATCCTTGTTGGTGTCAACAGGTATTGCAGGAGAGCCAAATCTGTGTTCAGTGAGCTGGATCAGGTTCCTCATGTTGTGGAGCTTGATGAAAGAGGTgcgttttaacattttaaaaaatgtatataagatTCATTTGTTGACTAACGATTGAGAGATTTGAGGAACTGATTAGTTGTTTGTATAAAAATTGGGTAATTGCAGAAGATGGGTGGAACGTTCAGAGTGCACTTGGAGAGATTGTTGGAAGGCGAACAGTACCACAGGTTTTCATTAACGGAAAGCACATTGGAGGATCAGACGGTAAATActcagcttcttctccttcaagAAAATATCTTCGCTTGTGACAACATTATGCTGATTGATAGATATATGTTTGTTGTTTTGTGGTTGTCAGATACTGTAGAAGCGCACGAGAGCGGTGAACTGGCCAAGCTTCTCGGTGTTTCCACCAAAGCTGAACTCTAGGTTCAATGTAGTTGTAGTTGGAGTGATATTCAGGTGTAAGCACTTCAATTTTCCAGTTTTATGATAACTTGTAATGTGTTCTGAACGTTATAAACGTCTTCTCATGGTTTTGTGAAACTGTATTAAAGAATACGAGTTGGATTGAGATTCAAATCTGGTCATGCTTCAAGCTAACTGTCTGAACAACAAACAGATACAAAGTGCATTATACAATTTAGGGGGAATGGATAGATAGATGGCTAAGGCTAATGGAATAAAACATTTAGGGACGAGCTCTTTTGTTGCTGCAAGAAGGGCACTTGTATTGCTTGATATGCTCCGCTCTAGCTGGAGTGATCTTCACACACTTCCCATGAAACCATTTCTCGCACATGTCGCAGCAAATCCAGAAATCAGATGCATAGTTATCTCCACAAGCTCCACATAGGGTCTCACCGTGTTCCTCTtcatcctcttcctcttcctctactCCTTCCTCCTCGTCGTTGACCTCTATTGTCCTTGAGCTTTTGACTTCTAAATCTCTCTGCATTTCCAGATCAGATAAAACATTTACTACACCAACATAGcaaatgtaaacttcaaaaaaaaaaagctaatcaACAACTATCATTTGATCAGAAACTTAATATAACTTGGCCATTTCAGTACATACTGGTCTATTGATTACAGCTCAAGACACCACTCAGTCTTTGTTACCTCAAACCTAGAAACTTCTCATACCACAAGATGCACAAACTAACGTTTAGGGAATCACAAAAGACTGTGTTCAGTCTATGTTTCAGAAACTCGATGGCAAACTGTGTAAGAACCTATAAACTAGGTTAATGTTCTAACCCTTACTAAAAGGACAGCATGAAGCTTACCACTTTTGAATTAGACTTGGATCTGTTGCCATTTCTGTTTACTGAAGAAGGCTGTTCCTCTGTTTGTTTCTTCGCACTTCCAGTTACAACTTCAAATACAGTAGGAACCTCGTTTATCATGTTAAACAAGCGCTTCCTGAATCAGTTCATGTATCATGATAATGATTGAAGAGAATTACATACCAATCAAGAAGTAAAGGATTGATATATATACCTGTCAGCTTTATCGAAACCAAATCTTGAACCGAAGTAAAAGGAGACAGAAAGCAACCAGGCATCACTGTGGACAGCAACAAGAGAAATCCACTCTTTTTCCTGCATTCCATCTCTAGCAAAGTTGATGCCGAGCGCAGGCTCAGGGAGCTCAGGAGGCACTTCTTCAGCTGGTAAGTTAACTTCCCACACTTCATTCGGGAATCCATACAAGCAAAGGTTGTCCTTCTCTACAAATACAGACTTTCAGTTTCTCAAACTAGCAAATAAAGTTACAAAATGAAATACTCATACAGTCATACTAGTAAAGACTCAGCAGATTGTGCTAGAAAGCAACTGTGATCAAATGTATCAAACAAAAAGTAAGAAGGAGAGCAAGATAAATGTAGTTTTAAGTGTCAGTATTGATTTGGTTAAAGACTATGTTACCATTATCTTAGCAGAACACAGAAGCAAagatgtatacatatatatatatacacatttaaggtagagaaagagaaaaactcTAACCAGGATTGCATTGCTGGAAAAACTCTTTCACATctgcaaaataaaaatagaaaagtaaaaacaaatcagaaatattattatattcacGAATTAGAGAATTCAGCAATCTCCACCAACACAACACAAtctataacactagagaacagttatttaataaaaagatCAGACAACAACACGATGGTCGTGAAGGAAAAGTCAAAACCCAtaagagaaaaaatgaaaactaggagaagagaagaaagagaccgGTGGTGAGAGCACGGAGGATGCCAGCACGACGGCCCTTGAAATCTCGGAAGACTTCTTCAACAGTTCGAGGGTTGTAGCGGgcacctcctcctccttccaTCTTCCTCACGATGAAAGAGCGGCACTCAAGTTTGTGTCTTtttcgaaaaagaaaaaaaaagaagcaaaagtcttttctttttggtttcaaGTGAGTGAGTGATGATAAAAGCAGCAAACTTTG encodes:
- the LOC106425765 gene encoding glutaredoxin-C4 → MTMMRSFSMAMLLVALVSSISIVSSASSSPEAEFVKKTISSHKIVIFSKSYCPYCRRAKSVFSELDQVPHVVELDEREDGWNVQSALGEIVGRRTVPQVFINGKHIGGSDDTVEAHESGELAKLLGVSTKAEL
- the LOC106425763 gene encoding PHD finger protein ALFIN-LIKE 5, whose translation is MEGGGGARYNPRTVEEVFRDFKGRRAGILRALTTDVKEFFQQCNPEKDNLCLYGFPNEVWEVNLPAEEVPPELPEPALGINFARDGMQEKEWISLVAVHSDAWLLSVSFYFGSRFGFDKADRKRLFNMINEVPTVFEVVTGSAKKQTEEQPSSVNRNGNRSKSNSKVRDLEVKSSRTIEVNDEEEGVEEEEEDEEEHGETLCGACGDNYASDFWICCDMCEKWFHGKCVKITPARAEHIKQYKCPSCSNKRARP